In Triticum aestivum cultivar Chinese Spring unplaced genomic scaffold, IWGSC CS RefSeq v2.1 scaffold111943, whole genome shotgun sequence, a single window of DNA contains:
- the LOC123177091 gene encoding RNA pseudouridine synthase 5-like produces the protein MAAAAAGETPPLQANYVFGRAWPDLNEGLSYTDTFCGADAETTASLINFYSENYKSSAPLPGWIHRIRNGQVAYAATSS, from the exons atggccgccgccgccgccggagagacTCCGCCGCTGCAGGCGAACTACGTCTTCGGGAGGGCATGGCCGGATCTCAACGAAGGACTCTCCTACACCGATACGTTCTGCGGCGCTG ATGCGGAAACCACCGCCTCCTTGATCAACTTCTACTCCGAGAACTACAAGAGCTCGGCGCCATTGCCAGG GTGGATTCATAGGATTCGCAATGGACAGGTAGCATACGCAGCAACCAGTAGTTAA